The following proteins come from a genomic window of Flavobacterium crocinum:
- the tssO gene encoding type VI secretion system TssO, translated as MEVLNKKERQKAFYAFLAAFFITFFIMFLAVSFNLYLPTAENKLLKAENEMMKREYDYQTNFSIKIDSVRMTIDSINSPKVDNDFQQRLANVMVANIYQKIPKDSTENKKLYNNIILAYKNIIDYKKQIRSLTHNAHLIDSLNQSAKTYKEELEKVSRDLDVCRQIYQNQ; from the coding sequence ATGGAAGTACTAAACAAAAAAGAACGACAGAAAGCTTTTTACGCCTTTTTAGCAGCATTTTTCATCACTTTTTTTATCATGTTTCTGGCTGTTTCCTTTAACCTATATCTGCCAACAGCAGAGAATAAATTATTGAAAGCAGAAAATGAAATGATGAAAAGAGAGTATGATTATCAGACCAATTTTTCAATCAAAATTGACAGTGTTAGAATGACAATCGACTCTATCAACTCGCCCAAAGTCGACAATGATTTCCAACAGCGTCTCGCTAATGTTATGGTCGCCAATATTTATCAAAAAATCCCAAAAGATTCCACAGAAAATAAAAAGTTATACAACAATATCATTTTGGCTTACAAGAATATTATCGATTATAAAAAGCAAATCAGAAGTCTTACGCACAATGCACACTTGATAGACAGTTTAAACCAGTCAGCAAAAACATATAAGGAAGAGCTGGAGAAAGTAAGCAGGGATTTAGATGTGTGCCGTCAGATTTATCAGAATCAATAA
- a CDS encoding DUF5458 family protein — translation MSNKQVQQNTEDTVVLERKVSGNSIEKNVEKLAKYGGFDLLEMAIEGVQNLNPDRKARRKIFLGEVNKSKERETLKKTLELWSSILSNNEALTDMVAQCEDKCKESEALLKKNLAKAVEDTREIEAAYRTVALFFKNTETDKVKNITIVNADIEQLKDLDNTRFIDAIHAELVDNYDRLDLKNNYGILVIPGYLGSNKVIEKWAKIAHENKVMLVTDFEHLDEPDDVMEMFDAASLTGGDVYRSNVIMTCNWLVGRGRFDQIGENDDLHIAPSAALAGKIYKTLMSQVTAGKKFGGINEVDGVKFDLKKSEIANLENLGLVPMVNEYGKVMAFSAKTLFSGDNLGLQTYSVVRVFDYVTKVLMDFLNRRAFENFTAKTRKEIMNQIVAFLDGITGPDKLIENFEIRRFEQDPIQKDRIYMDIHMKPYFPAKNFLIKMDGHKGDDGTEWDTDYEQK, via the coding sequence ATGTCAAATAAACAAGTACAGCAAAATACTGAAGATACTGTCGTTTTGGAACGTAAAGTATCTGGAAATTCAATTGAAAAAAATGTAGAGAAATTAGCCAAATATGGCGGATTTGACTTGTTAGAAATGGCGATTGAAGGCGTTCAAAATCTAAATCCTGACAGAAAAGCGAGAAGAAAAATCTTTCTTGGAGAGGTAAATAAGAGCAAAGAAAGAGAAACTTTAAAAAAGACTTTGGAGTTATGGTCTTCTATTTTAAGTAATAACGAAGCTTTGACCGATATGGTAGCGCAATGCGAAGATAAATGTAAAGAGTCTGAAGCTCTATTAAAAAAGAACTTAGCCAAAGCAGTTGAAGATACAAGAGAAATCGAAGCGGCTTACAGAACAGTTGCCTTATTCTTTAAAAACACAGAAACGGATAAAGTTAAAAACATTACGATTGTAAACGCCGATATCGAACAGTTAAAAGATTTGGATAACACTCGTTTTATTGATGCCATTCATGCAGAATTGGTCGATAATTATGATCGTTTAGATCTTAAAAACAACTACGGAATTTTGGTAATTCCTGGATATTTAGGATCCAATAAAGTAATAGAAAAATGGGCAAAAATCGCGCATGAAAACAAAGTAATGCTGGTTACAGATTTTGAACATTTGGACGAACCGGATGATGTTATGGAAATGTTCGATGCTGCTTCATTAACGGGTGGAGATGTTTATCGCTCTAATGTTATCATGACTTGCAACTGGTTGGTAGGGCGTGGCAGATTTGATCAAATTGGAGAAAATGATGATCTACACATTGCGCCATCTGCTGCATTAGCTGGAAAAATCTACAAAACATTAATGTCACAGGTTACGGCAGGTAAAAAGTTTGGAGGAATTAATGAAGTTGACGGCGTTAAGTTTGATCTTAAGAAAAGTGAAATTGCCAATCTGGAGAATCTTGGTTTAGTGCCAATGGTTAACGAATATGGAAAAGTAATGGCTTTTTCTGCTAAAACATTATTCAGTGGAGACAATCTTGGGCTTCAGACGTATTCTGTAGTTCGTGTGTTTGATTACGTAACAAAAGTATTGATGGATTTCCTTAACCGTCGTGCCTTTGAAAACTTTACAGCCAAGACGCGTAAAGAAATCATGAATCAAATTGTGGCTTTCCTTGATGGAATCACTGGGCCAGATAAATTAATCGAAAACTTTGAGATTCGAAGATTCGAACAAGATCCTATTCAAAAAGACAGAATTTATATGGACATTCACATGAAACCTTATTTTCCTGCTAAAAACTTCCTTATAAAAATGGATGGACACAAAGGAGATGATGGAACAGAATGGGATACGGATTACGAACAAAAGTAA
- a CDS encoding GPW/gp25 family protein — MKGAFYKLPIDFNAIIQKRELEKTSIEHSIAQQIILLATTTFGECKFDETFGSRIWEIDLDLLMNENTLKENISKTMKQSLLLHENRINVNELQIELSETKYWVDNVSRTKKRVDIIITATIKSTNRGFDFRGYFFVGPLSYK, encoded by the coding sequence ATGAAAGGAGCCTTTTATAAACTGCCAATAGATTTTAATGCTATAATTCAAAAGAGAGAATTAGAAAAAACATCTATAGAACACTCCATTGCCCAGCAGATAATTTTGCTGGCCACCACCACATTTGGAGAATGTAAGTTTGATGAAACTTTTGGTTCTCGAATCTGGGAAATAGATTTAGATTTGTTAATGAATGAAAACACTTTAAAAGAGAATATTTCAAAAACTATGAAACAATCTTTACTCCTGCATGAAAACCGAATTAATGTAAATGAATTGCAAATTGAATTGTCTGAGACAAAATATTGGGTTGATAATGTTAGCAGGACAAAAAAAAGAGTGGATATTATTATTACAGCCACTATCAAGAGCACCAATAGGGGCTTTGATTTTAGAGGTTACTTTTTTGTAGGGCCATTATCTTATAAATAA
- the tssD gene encoding type VI secretion system tube protein TssD: MSFLTSLTVAGKEYKVLNVSYDLAQETDASGRPSTVTRGGRIMIEVESTGSTELFEWMTNNFERKDGSVKFIKRDSNATLKELKFTEAYMVKYKENFDHNSDNPLTETFMISARKISMGGGEFDNAWV, translated from the coding sequence ATGTCGTTTTTAACATCATTGACAGTAGCAGGAAAAGAGTACAAAGTTCTAAATGTAAGTTATGACTTGGCTCAGGAAACAGACGCTTCAGGACGTCCATCTACAGTAACACGTGGAGGAAGAATTATGATTGAAGTAGAGTCAACAGGAAGTACAGAATTGTTTGAGTGGATGACTAACAATTTCGAAAGAAAAGACGGGTCGGTAAAATTCATTAAACGCGATTCTAATGCTACCTTAAAAGAGCTGAAGTTTACAGAAGCTTATATGGTTAAATATAAAGAGAACTTTGACCATAACAGTGACAATCCGTTAACGGAAACTTTTATGATTTCTGCTCGTAAGATTTCAATGGGCGGTGGCGAGTTTGATAATGCCTGGGTATAA
- the tssD gene encoding type VI secretion system tube protein TssD, with protein sequence MSFLSKLYVDGKEYNVLEFNINFKKDIDTASKPTGNPKGGIINMTIEATNDSLFLSWMLNGDLAKDGKIVFYRRDALSKMKELVFEKAFCINYYEEFTSTTEIPMKIAMELVCKTLTFGDAKFLNNWIELD encoded by the coding sequence ATGAGCTTTTTATCAAAATTATATGTAGACGGAAAAGAGTACAATGTTCTTGAATTCAATATCAATTTTAAAAAAGATATCGATACAGCTAGTAAACCTACAGGAAATCCTAAGGGAGGAATTATCAATATGACTATTGAGGCAACTAATGACAGTCTTTTTTTGTCATGGATGCTCAATGGGGATTTGGCTAAAGACGGAAAAATTGTTTTTTACAGAAGAGATGCCTTAAGCAAAATGAAGGAATTAGTATTCGAAAAAGCATTTTGTATTAATTATTACGAAGAATTTACAAGTACAACCGAGATACCTATGAAAATTGCAATGGAATTGGTATGTAAGACTTTGACTTTTGGAGATGCCAAATTTTTAAATAATTGGATTGAATTAGATTAA
- a CDS encoding type VI secretion system Vgr family protein has translation MSKFSEQVHISINTFDKNVIYYNLQLEQKMADHHYFSFDWQYTGKTIIEPEDQAKAISRYVGSEVIFTFKVNGMKVMSKGIITKLVSVDLHGSPAGLRVLGISHTVVLDDMKKSRIFLDKSLKDIALEIFAEEGSGEFYQREVVAPTYTKAFSFKPQYNESSFDFMKRLSARYGQWFYFDGMRMQFGQTKASKVVLINGSSLHNYTIEASLFSHKTSFGGYDYKNAGIIRNSAAKAKGGSGDRFAVSMGWNQGSIAAQDLSVGAYTNNAQKKEEIDEMVRLQTAGRDANSVFYSGTSYFPIGVGEVFTIKNKTVEHKLVAVEVTHLSNTNGNYSCRFKAIPSDVAAPHYTNVEAFALADSQPAKVIDNNDPEGLGRVKVAYYWNGWGNESDWMRMIQPHSGNGKGFYFIPEIGEEVLVGFEGGNVERPFVMGTQYNGQANSGYNTPKNDLKVLQTRSGNRIISDDATGDITIESQKGQTIAVVHGDGNIRFKAPKNIELEAGEDIILNAGQNMRTNVGLNKTDTIGGDYTEKITGSKYLTIGFNFMLAVVGSMTEWIKGNKETESKDIKERAKEILVNSTEENITMLGAKNVNNHSGETSKNG, from the coding sequence ATGTCAAAATTTTCAGAACAAGTTCATATTTCTATCAATACCTTCGATAAAAATGTTATTTATTACAATTTACAGCTGGAGCAGAAAATGGCCGACCACCATTATTTTTCTTTCGACTGGCAGTATACCGGTAAAACCATAATTGAACCCGAAGACCAGGCAAAAGCAATAAGCAGGTATGTGGGCAGTGAAGTGATTTTTACCTTCAAAGTCAACGGAATGAAAGTAATGTCTAAAGGAATCATTACAAAGCTTGTTTCTGTTGATCTACACGGAAGCCCTGCGGGACTTCGTGTTTTGGGAATAAGCCACACAGTGGTGCTCGACGATATGAAAAAATCAAGAATTTTTCTCGATAAAAGCCTGAAAGATATCGCCCTTGAGATTTTTGCCGAGGAAGGTTCGGGAGAATTCTACCAGCGTGAAGTCGTTGCGCCGACTTACACCAAAGCTTTTTCATTTAAACCGCAGTATAATGAAAGCAGTTTTGATTTTATGAAACGGCTTTCTGCCCGTTATGGCCAGTGGTTTTATTTTGACGGAATGCGCATGCAGTTCGGCCAGACCAAAGCCAGCAAAGTAGTACTCATTAACGGTTCATCCCTTCATAATTATACTATTGAAGCCAGTTTGTTTTCGCATAAAACCTCGTTTGGAGGTTATGATTATAAAAACGCTGGAATCATAAGAAATTCTGCAGCAAAAGCCAAAGGAGGAAGTGGAGACCGGTTTGCTGTTTCAATGGGATGGAATCAGGGATCTATTGCGGCGCAGGATTTAAGCGTTGGAGCCTACACCAATAATGCACAGAAAAAAGAAGAAATAGACGAAATGGTCAGGCTGCAGACTGCAGGCAGGGATGCCAACAGTGTTTTCTACAGCGGAACATCTTATTTCCCTATTGGTGTAGGAGAAGTTTTTACGATCAAGAATAAAACGGTTGAACACAAATTAGTAGCGGTGGAAGTCACGCACCTTTCCAACACTAACGGTAATTACAGCTGCAGGTTCAAAGCCATCCCATCTGATGTTGCGGCACCGCATTACACCAATGTCGAAGCCTTTGCTCTGGCAGACAGCCAGCCGGCAAAAGTTATTGACAACAACGACCCCGAAGGGCTTGGCAGAGTAAAAGTGGCCTACTACTGGAACGGCTGGGGAAATGAAAGCGACTGGATGCGAATGATACAGCCCCATTCTGGAAACGGAAAAGGCTTCTATTTTATTCCTGAAATTGGAGAGGAAGTTTTGGTGGGCTTTGAAGGAGGAAATGTTGAACGCCCTTTTGTCATGGGAACACAATATAATGGACAGGCAAATTCCGGTTACAACACACCAAAAAATGATTTGAAAGTTTTACAGACCAGAAGTGGTAACAGAATAATTTCCGATGACGCTACAGGCGATATTACAATTGAAAGCCAGAAAGGTCAGACAATAGCAGTTGTTCATGGTGATGGCAATATAAGATTTAAGGCTCCTAAAAATATTGAGTTGGAAGCAGGAGAAGATATTATTCTCAATGCAGGGCAAAATATGCGCACCAATGTCGGGCTTAATAAAACCGATACTATTGGAGGGGATTATACAGAAAAAATAACAGGCTCAAAATATCTTACAATAGGATTTAACTTCATGCTTGCTGTTGTAGGAAGCATGACTGAATGGATAAAAGGAAATAAAGAAACAGAAAGCAAAGATATTAAAGAAAGAGCTAAAGAAATATTAGTAAACAGTACTGAAGAAAACATCACAATGCTGGGAGCAAAAAATGTAAACAATCATAGCGGCGAGACCTCTAAAAACGGATAA
- a CDS encoding phospholipase effector Tle1 domain-containing protein: MSKITIVEGKLTKTATGNIEIRATEGDLTIAAAKHNIQYGKEGMNYHDYEPLHPDDSLSNEKTVRLNLFFDGTQNNKTNTEAGKEHENSNHLDDSYTNDYSNVARGYDAVDPNAENQIRIYIEGIGTEDLESETIFFGNMPDNSGIPMGEGERGVKAKVTKACFLAGEKLQKYAKKVTTLEVNVYGFSRGATAARHFLHVANTPTTSNTPMLSSETTVMPPYGLRGATYTKTEKNDALVQQHGFFGACLAAQEFVPDEIIFRFVGLYDTVAAYGVNHRGVSVFGIDIIDNDTKQLGLDAVKKASFVLQFAADDEHRDNFDLTNIDSAGINGIEITLPGVHSDIGGCYVENDSETVDLFYERYFNRECEKFKQILIEEGWYNPDQLHIIHSYTTDFTQAVPKEYDDNPAGYYGLVGIKKAIHNSYDKVALNQMFHYSKQFDVIYKTLNVNDHKIQDPFLIDVNKQLVHYINTCTRLRNQYFKSFKEGENIVKEYLAEVKKIRYQDFIDLKDLKKLRREYLHWSASATKFGLGPRLGGIKIATQRTRNIQNG, from the coding sequence ATGAGTAAAATAACTATTGTAGAAGGAAAACTAACCAAAACTGCAACAGGCAATATTGAAATACGTGCCACAGAAGGAGATTTGACGATTGCTGCGGCGAAACATAATATCCAGTATGGAAAAGAAGGTATGAATTATCATGATTACGAACCTCTGCATCCTGACGATTCGCTTTCTAATGAAAAAACAGTACGGCTAAACTTATTTTTTGACGGAACACAAAATAATAAAACTAACACAGAAGCAGGAAAAGAACATGAAAACTCCAACCATCTAGACGACAGTTATACCAATGATTATTCTAATGTAGCCCGAGGTTATGATGCTGTAGACCCAAATGCAGAAAACCAAATTAGGATTTATATAGAAGGAATTGGTACGGAAGATTTGGAAAGTGAAACTATTTTTTTTGGAAATATGCCTGACAACTCAGGAATTCCTATGGGAGAAGGAGAACGAGGAGTTAAAGCCAAAGTAACCAAAGCTTGTTTCTTGGCAGGAGAAAAATTGCAAAAATATGCGAAAAAAGTTACGACACTTGAGGTCAATGTATATGGTTTCAGTAGAGGAGCAACTGCAGCAAGGCATTTTCTGCATGTGGCGAACACACCAACGACAAGCAATACACCAATGTTAAGTAGCGAGACAACCGTTATGCCACCTTATGGTCTCCGGGGAGCAACTTATACTAAAACAGAAAAAAACGATGCACTGGTGCAGCAACATGGCTTTTTTGGAGCCTGTCTGGCAGCTCAGGAATTTGTTCCTGATGAAATTATTTTCAGATTTGTGGGGCTTTACGACACTGTTGCGGCCTATGGAGTCAATCATAGGGGTGTGTCGGTCTTTGGAATCGATATCATCGATAACGATACTAAACAGTTAGGATTAGATGCAGTAAAAAAAGCTTCTTTTGTTTTGCAGTTTGCCGCCGATGACGAACATCGTGACAATTTTGATTTAACTAATATTGACAGTGCCGGTATAAACGGCATAGAAATTACCCTGCCGGGAGTGCACTCTGATATTGGGGGTTGTTATGTAGAGAACGATTCAGAAACCGTTGATCTTTTTTATGAACGTTACTTTAATCGGGAATGCGAAAAATTTAAGCAGATACTCATTGAAGAGGGATGGTACAATCCCGATCAACTGCATATCATACATTCTTATACGACCGATTTTACCCAGGCAGTGCCAAAAGAGTATGATGATAATCCAGCAGGCTATTACGGCTTGGTGGGTATAAAAAAAGCGATTCACAACAGCTACGATAAGGTAGCACTCAATCAAATGTTTCATTACTCTAAACAATTTGATGTGATTTATAAAACTTTAAATGTGAATGATCATAAAATACAAGATCCATTTTTAATTGATGTAAACAAGCAATTAGTGCATTATATTAATACCTGTACACGCTTAAGAAATCAATATTTCAAAAGTTTTAAAGAAGGAGAAAATATTGTAAAAGAATATTTAGCCGAAGTAAAAAAAATACGATATCAAGATTTTATTGATCTAAAGGATTTAAAAAAACTGAGAAGAGAATACCTGCATTGGTCTGCCAGCGCTACAAAATTTGGGTTAGGTCCTAGATTAGGCGGCATAAAAATAGCAACCCAAAGAACCCGTAACATACAAAATGGATAG
- a CDS encoding DUF2931 family protein, translating to MKKNLPEFGVEICSPNNKYDVTPIYDTIKTLEGVAAGLPYGSSSGRWGDSGSTWTKQHGTPVGADIVYYSRYEDVFYRLNVDFPIDTIKDYMERAYARIDDANGETEEYKRLGRDHKSSNGKSYDSFSDLVFGFAPKGMVVVWLNFGITRIELGRYQAEILTDRAVIEKTRQKYLAKYRLSSDRYDEAAKEYFLEDASPAKWDNYRCRYHWRPIISSENPDLKLIGFQSSYYNGEIECMLRPWINHPVYKERAVPFEINIVWMTGKKDEEKKQAFLYFNWQKVNEVFQSSGDRIDMQVKISKENTLELMVNDQSFVADSIRVFDWSPSMLSGRMYKNVK from the coding sequence ATGAAAAAAAACTTACCAGAGTTTGGTGTAGAGATATGCTCTCCAAATAACAAATATGATGTAACTCCTATTTACGATACCATAAAAACCTTAGAAGGAGTTGCTGCAGGTCTGCCTTATGGCAGTTCTTCCGGTCGATGGGGCGATTCAGGATCTACTTGGACAAAACAGCACGGCACTCCTGTTGGAGCTGATATTGTTTATTATTCCCGATACGAAGATGTTTTTTATCGTTTAAATGTCGATTTTCCTATTGATACTATTAAAGATTATATGGAAAGGGCCTATGCAAGAATTGATGATGCAAACGGAGAAACAGAGGAATACAAAAGACTGGGCAGAGACCACAAATCTTCCAATGGAAAATCTTATGACAGTTTCAGTGATCTTGTTTTTGGTTTTGCTCCCAAAGGTATGGTGGTGGTGTGGCTCAATTTTGGCATTACACGCATCGAGCTTGGAAGATATCAGGCAGAGATATTAACAGATAGGGCTGTAATAGAAAAAACAAGGCAAAAATATTTGGCTAAGTACAGATTAAGTTCAGATCGATATGATGAAGCAGCTAAAGAATATTTTCTTGAAGATGCCAGTCCAGCAAAATGGGACAATTACCGTTGCCGTTACCATTGGCGTCCAATTATAAGTTCAGAAAATCCTGATTTGAAACTTATTGGTTTCCAGAGTTCTTATTATAACGGCGAAATAGAATGTATGCTTCGTCCCTGGATAAACCATCCTGTTTACAAAGAAAGAGCTGTTCCGTTTGAAATTAATATAGTCTGGATGACCGGCAAAAAGGATGAAGAAAAAAAACAGGCATTTTTATATTTCAATTGGCAGAAAGTAAACGAGGTTTTTCAAAGTTCAGGAGACAGAATTGATATGCAGGTCAAGATATCGAAAGAAAATACATTGGAACTTATGGTAAACGACCAGTCTTTTGTGGCAGACAGTATAAGGGTATTTGACTGGTCTCCAAGTATGTTGTCTGGGAGGATGTATAAAAATGTGAAGTAA
- a CDS encoding peptidase associated/transthyretin-like domain-containing protein: MKLNFLFIVLLFSSYTHTKISGYVRDFDNNKPVSNVLISINNSKTQTDSLGYFSLDVNSNSSCVLKLKKEGYAVKKIIRKPYALENKKNDKADKNAIYMFKNESDFSNKKNQ; this comes from the coding sequence ATGAAATTAAATTTTCTCTTTATAGTTCTATTATTTTCCAGTTATACTCACACAAAAATTTCAGGTTATGTTAGAGATTTTGATAATAATAAACCAGTAAGTAATGTGCTGATTAGTATTAATAATAGTAAGACACAAACTGACAGTTTGGGTTATTTTAGTTTGGATGTAAATTCTAATTCTAGTTGTGTTTTAAAACTAAAAAAAGAGGGTTATGCAGTCAAAAAAATAATTAGAAAACCATATGCATTAGAAAATAAAAAGAATGATAAAGCAGACAAAAATGCAATCTATATGTTTAAAAATGAAAGTGATTTTTCTAATAAAAAGAACCAATAA
- a CDS encoding type VI secretion system baseplate subunit TssF — protein sequence MRQERIKDRVLKRAARAWGFSDVQIENSFDPVVTMLLNALAYELEKVAHELEDSKTRIVERVLEIMFPEVVSGAKPAKAIMHAIPLENKSIISLSSQMLVNKRIHNIYNPLEPINKEVVFSPTLEVKLAACEIKYIAYERNLYRISNLFYKDAVRDYHNLLSAGEIVLGIELNDQNIEDLEDLMFYADVKNIHQKEVFYYYLKQMRCFYDNLEIQVEEGYNVPFEHLDIENIINRNYTNLSGIMQEVNEFYSDHFYTLKGELKYKPIKDYGREYSCFEEVTKENGKHIIWVKLVFPESLVPQIIDNISFVVNCFPVINKRKHTIRKSLDGFLSYVALETGNNIYLDLDSVIDSSEDHYEIKEFNEGVLEEGCAVLRTGGVSRFDSRSASELLQNVLDLLKDESSSFAGIGNDFMNSSLVEINQLLASVQQQAKEKDFSKTNDPYLMIKPKNDGSDGKNFAINYWSTCAEEGNDIKAGTMLECKDTFFISKDVTLMTNTVGGVNKQTNKDRILAYRNALLTRGRIVTFADIKAFGFNHFKGSIDDIRIEKGTRKEISVKAGFSRTVDVFIKTNPDERKLLSDSEWNYMCESFLKNLKSKSSNVYPYRMFID from the coding sequence ATGCGACAAGAGAGAATAAAAGACAGAGTACTGAAAAGAGCAGCAAGAGCTTGGGGATTTTCGGATGTTCAAATAGAAAATTCGTTTGATCCTGTAGTAACGATGTTACTGAATGCATTAGCCTATGAACTGGAAAAAGTGGCTCATGAACTGGAGGATTCAAAAACAAGAATTGTCGAAAGGGTACTGGAAATTATGTTTCCGGAAGTAGTTTCAGGAGCAAAACCCGCTAAAGCAATCATGCACGCTATTCCCCTAGAAAATAAGAGTATTATTTCTTTAAGCAGTCAGATGTTGGTAAATAAAAGGATTCACAATATTTACAATCCGCTTGAACCTATAAATAAAGAAGTGGTGTTTTCGCCAACTTTAGAAGTCAAGTTAGCAGCATGTGAAATCAAATACATTGCTTATGAGAGAAATCTATATCGCATTTCTAATCTTTTTTATAAAGATGCTGTTCGGGATTATCATAATTTACTTTCAGCAGGTGAAATTGTATTAGGGATAGAATTAAATGATCAGAATATTGAAGATTTAGAAGATTTGATGTTTTACGCAGATGTTAAGAACATTCATCAAAAAGAAGTTTTTTATTACTATTTAAAACAGATGAGGTGCTTTTATGATAATCTTGAGATACAGGTTGAAGAAGGATACAATGTTCCTTTTGAGCACTTGGATATCGAAAATATTATCAATCGCAATTATACCAACCTTAGCGGTATAATGCAGGAAGTAAATGAGTTTTATTCGGATCACTTTTATACGTTAAAAGGAGAATTAAAATATAAACCTATTAAAGATTATGGTCGGGAATATTCTTGTTTTGAAGAAGTTACGAAAGAAAATGGAAAGCATATTATTTGGGTAAAGTTGGTTTTTCCTGAATCGCTGGTACCTCAAATTATAGATAATATTTCATTTGTAGTAAATTGCTTTCCAGTAATCAATAAAAGAAAGCATACAATCAGGAAATCTCTTGACGGTTTCTTGTCTTATGTAGCACTCGAAACGGGTAATAATATCTATTTAGATTTAGATTCTGTTATTGATTCATCTGAGGATCACTACGAAATAAAAGAGTTTAATGAAGGTGTTTTAGAAGAGGGCTGTGCGGTTTTAAGAACAGGTGGAGTATCACGATTTGATTCGAGAAGTGCTTCCGAATTACTCCAAAATGTTCTAGATCTTCTAAAGGATGAGAGTTCCTCTTTTGCTGGTATTGGCAATGATTTTATGAATAGTTCTTTGGTCGAAATCAACCAACTGCTGGCTTCTGTTCAGCAACAAGCCAAGGAAAAGGATTTTTCTAAAACTAATGATCCTTATTTAATGATTAAACCCAAAAATGATGGATCTGATGGAAAAAACTTTGCCATAAACTATTGGTCAACCTGTGCCGAAGAAGGAAATGATATAAAGGCAGGTACAATGTTAGAATGCAAAGACACCTTTTTTATAAGTAAAGACGTGACCCTAATGACCAACACAGTTGGAGGTGTAAATAAACAGACCAATAAAGACAGAATCCTCGCATATAGAAATGCCTTATTAACCCGTGGCAGGATTGTAACCTTTGCCGATATTAAAGCTTTTGGGTTTAATCATTTTAAAGGTTCGATAGATGATATTCGAATTGAAAAAGGAACTCGAAAAGAAATTTCTGTAAAAGCAGGTTTCAGTCGCACAGTCGATGTTTTCATAAAAACTAATCCCGACGAAAGAAAATTACTCTCAGATTCTGAATGGAATTATATGTGTGAAAGCTTTTTGAAAAACCTTAAAAGTAAATCCTCAAATGTATATCCATATCGCATGTTTATAGATTAG